The genomic DNA ACCGCTTAGATCTAGAAATTCCAAACTATTGAAAGAGCATTCAAGTTGAAACTTTTGTTCCAATGGTTGCAATGCCGAAGATGCTGTTCCAACCCACAAAGGATTTGGTGGGACAAATGTATTAAATTGAGATCTTCCAGCTTCTCCTAAAAATACTTTCAATGATGAGCAATACGGAGCCTTCACTTTTCTTACATTTGGTGGGAGTACTAGAATTTGTCGAAGTTGCTTGCAATTTTTCAAGCGAAGCACCTCCAATTTGACAAATTTGTTGAACAATATAGGAAGGCTAACAATAGCGCTATACGATAAATCTATCTCTCTCAATGATTGTTGTGCTGGAATTTCTGTTCCAACCCCCATAGGCTCTGGTGGATCCTCCGTATTAAACAAATGAGATTTTCTACTTCCTTCTAAAAATATTTCCAATGACACGCACCCCCAAGCACTTACTACTTCTACATTTGGTGGAAGTCCTAGAATTTCTCGAAGTTTCTTGCATCCATCCAAATAAAGGAACTTCAATCCAACAAAACTTTCGATACATCGAGAAAGCGTAACAATACCACTCCTGAATATATTTAATTGGTACAACGTGGACATGGAGCCCCAACCAAGTGCCCTTAAGGAATCACAACAGTAAATATCCTCTAAACATTCCATTTTAGGAAAGCTCTTAAGCattgaaaaatgacaaaaattgatTTCCTCTAGAGATCTAGACTTGAAGCTTTTCGGGAAACTTCTAAGATTAGAGCAACGGGAAATGGACAGGTTGTTGAGCTTATTAAGTGATCCAACAGAATGATGAACCTCAACTAGATTTCCGCAATTAAAAAGTACCAACGACTCTAAATTTGGGATCCTTGAAATATCAGGGATTTTTTCAAGGAATTCACAGTCATAGAAATTCATAGTTGTCAAGCTTTGGAAACActgtaaagaagaaaaaaaagaaataaatttgtttgaactttgaaagaAGTTTACAACagaatttaaaaacacaaatattaaaataaatattttacctCAACTCCCTCCAATGTCTTGATGCGACTATCAACCATTCTTAAAATCACAAGGTTCATTCCACGAAAATTGGGTGGAAAATATTCTCCGGGATATCCAACCCAATCTATCAGTCTTAACtcattagagagaaaattagGTTCTTCAGAAAGACATGCATTACGACATATAAGTAGTCTGAGACTTGTCATCTTCTCAAAGGCTTTGAGACTTAAATGTATTGGTTCAGGCAAATCTATCAATATGCCTTCAACTTTGTTTGTTCCCTAGCAAGAAAATGTATAGATAAGTGTACCAACAAAATCATAACATAAAGACACTCGCTAGAACTATAATTCTTGTCTTGATAAAATTTctatatctattttatataaatatatagatatatgcaTTTATTGCtttgtaaaaagaaagaagctgTAATCCATCTGCTTTGTCTTTGTatattgccttttctttttcttttgtaatattattaGTCAAGTTTCATTTACTTGTTATTGTACAATGAATAACAAATCATTGAGAGAGGCACCCCATTTGGTaaagttataaaaatgattttcggttaaaaaaaaaaaaaaaaattgagaattaatTTGGTGGCCCGGTGGGGGTcacgtttttaaaattttttgtatttggggttcataattaatgaaaattggtttgataattttcaattttaaaaaataactgagatatatttttacaaaataaaacgaaaaattaattaatttttttttaaaaaaaaatgttgctccACGGTGGCAGGCTACCACCGCAGTGTTTATCTGGCAGCAGCATGGTGCCAGTGTTttagaattgaaattttttcgaAAAATTTACCAAATAATTAAGCTAGTAGTAGAGGGCATATTTAGTAAAGTTTTCGAaagttgtgttttgaatttagattttttaaaagagtttttgaacacaataaaaattgagaaatgttgTATCTATCTATTGTCCACGAATAGAAATTTGTTcattcataattaaaaatattataaaaaccaaaaatgaaaaagagttttcaaaacaagaaaaaattaaacaaaaaagtgaaaagccaaaaaaaaactccacGATTGGCCAGCATTCATCCATTCACTGAAGGCCGGGGGGAGGTGCGAGTGGCACGGAGGGGTGGGTCTGATGATCAACTCCTTTCATAAATAATAAGATCGATCACCAGCCTCCGCACTTGAAAATGTGAGCATGTGTtttcaacaaataaaaattgatttggaaactttttgagaagttttttgaaaaactaaaatttgaaaaatatttatttttttaaaaaaacataaataataagaacAGCCTCCATGCATGCCTGAGAAAGTGATCATGCGTTTTCAAAACATTCGATTACGAAGGTGTAAGatgttttctaaaataaaattgtattttatgttttttaaatattttgtggtCTGTTTTGTATAAAGAAGTTCATTATAATCTTTAAAATTTCTAAttagaaattagtttttatttttatttttatttttttaaatctcgaTGTGATTAACCACCTCATATGTTCTCCTTCTATTACGAGCATCACTAATATTTACGTACATAAAACATCTAACTAGCTTCAagtaaaattgttattttgtaaaatctCAAGATAGGTCGTGATAAATTAATAatcttgttatttatttgaaaacaattttacaaatgCTTTTACAAAAACACAGCCTTAATTAGGCCAATTAAACAGTCGTACTATATTGTAGTCCTGGTGTAATTTTAAATTGGTTTTgaacttcttgttttttttttctactcagatgagggaaagggaaaagggaaggttttgaatttaaattgaTTCTACTTATTTGATTCTTGTCCGTAGCATATATGTATCAACATACAGATATTTGCATGTAAGTACTTTTAAGCATttgttttaagcaaaaataaataaataaatgaatactAGTGGCTTAactaatgaaaaataaacaaatgtaaaattaaaaggtatttttaacataattcttACCATATCATCTTCTAGGACACGCCgaacatcttcatgaaaccacaatctGCTGCGCTTGCCAGGATTTTTGGGTGATTCTTGTCTGACAATTTCTTTACCCATTTGTTCCACCAAGTCATGCATCATGATGGATCCACGATCCTCAGTTATGAGACACTTATCCTTTAGCTCAACGATACCAGTATTTGAGTGGAAACCACAACTGTCAAGCATTTCTCGAACATATTTTACATCATTTCCTTTAAAGAAACAGGCTatgtcaagaaaaatattcttcGCATTTTCTTccaatccatcaaaacttattctaagtatttTTTGGATATCATGGTTAGGAATTCCTCTGTACTCGTCCAATTTTTTCTGCAATGAAGTATGTCGTCTCTACCTCTTAGAGCAGAGCCTAGCACTGTTAAAGCTAGTGGCAAACCTCCACAATAACGTATTGCATCTTTTGTGACATTAACATAACCATCATTAGGTTTGTCACTTTTgaaggcatgccaactaaaaAGCCGAAGAGCTTCATAGTGACCCAACCCTTTCATAGGGTAAATTGATACAACTCCATCATATGCACAAAGTAAATGTTTATTTCTTGTTGTTACgatgattctacttcctaagCCAAACCAATCAGGCTTTCCAGCTAACTTTTCTAGTTGGACTAActcatccacatcatcaagaactaaaaGTATCCTTTTTAGTTGAAGCCTCTTCTCTATCAAAGTAACTCCTTGATCAACAATGCCAACCATTTGACTTGAACCTCCTAAGATATTTGATAAAAGTTCATTTTGTACATGGTTCAAACCCTTTTGCTTGGAAGTTTCTCTAACGTTTTCAAGAAAACATCTACCTTTAAACTGAGAAGCAATCGAGTTGTAGATGGCTTTGGCtagagttgtcttaccaattccaccaaTTCCGATGATTCCTACCATGCATGTACTGTCTTTCTTCTTTAGATCTAAAAGCAACATCACATCTTGTACACGAGACTCTATCCCAACTGGATACTTGGAAACTTGAAAGCATGTTTCTTTCACTAATATTGAATTCACATGTTCAATGATTTCTTGAATAAAGTCATGCTCATTCCTACAAAtacaaaatatgtaaaattacattttgtgtcaataatgactaattttaaaatataatcgtaatgtaaatgaaatttttaatgaatttaaaattatttatgacaAAATATTACCTTGTCCCTAAATCGCACCCACACAAATTGGCCACTTGTGTTAGGGCTGTCTTCCACCTTTGCACCTTCATTTGATCATCTTTGAATCTTTCTTCATGTTTGACAAATGCTTCtccaaaactatttttttgatatCGCACTTCTGATGGATCTACCTTGTAAAACACCGGTAGAACAATTTGTCCCTTTGTTTCCTTACACTCAAGGATCGTTGCAAGTTCATCCAAGCACCATGAGGAAGATGCATAGTTTTGAGAGAGTACAATGACTGAAATTTTTGACTCTTCAATAGCTTTGAGAAGTGCCGGTGAAATGTTCTCTCCTCTTTCGAGGGCATTATCTATGTAGGTGTTGATTCCCTTTTGATCCAAAGCAGCAAATAAATGGGCAGTAAAATTGTTTCGAGTATCTTTCCCTCTAAAGCTCAAGAACACATCGTGAGCCCATTGACGGGTGAcggaagaggaggaagaggaacaATCTCCGATGAAGGCCATGGACGAAGTTGCAAGAGTACTAATTTACTGGAGAAAATTGAGCCGGGAATTGCAGAAGGGCGAGCAAAAGCAAGTTAATTAAGTAACTAGAAAAGTGGATGCCGCGTTGCATAATATGAAAGGAATCTAAGTTGGTCCCACGTACACGTGACgcgtcaaaagaaaaaaaaaaaaaaaaaaaaaagcgtccAATAAATCTAAGGCCATGGACGAAGTTGCAAAACTTGTAGGAAACCTCCTTTCTATCTACTGatttacatgaaaataaatatgaaaaaagagacaaaacgTCAAAAAGCATCACGCGTTAAAAGTGATGTTAAAGTGGGTCCATTgttttaaaacaagaaaataattgcaCCCTAGTCCTTAGCAGATTGAGGATTTAAATATTAGCCCTTACCGacaattggttttttttttttttttttttttttttcaaatattataaAAGTCATCAGAACCACCATAGACTATCCGTTTCAGATCATATATTTATGGATAAATATACTTTGGCcgcgattttttattttgcctcCTAACATGACAATTGTGACACTAATGACTCGTTTAGCTTGCGCAATAGACCTCTAGAATAAAATAGCTATTTCTATGGGATagtcattattttgtttagttagCGTCTATTTCTAAGAATATTTATTTAGTTGGGAATCACTAATCCTTCATATCCaggaataactatttctctagaaaaatgagagaggaatagctattcatgAAGAAATGAACTTGTCTGaagaaactaatttttttcaaaaagtttattttaacccttaaatttgttttttattaaaaataaaaataaaaataaaaataaaaaataaactagaaTTTCAATGGGGTGGCTGGCAATCCCAGCAATTCTAGGttttctatcttcttcttttttttcaatatgaatttttttttttttttttttttttttttaaaagaagggTACGGATTTTGGTGATTTTGGTTCAACTCTAATTAGAATACATATGTtattaccaaactaaggaataatAACTATTCAATTCCACTCTCCTCTATTCCTAGTAATAGCTATTCcttttcttaatggaatacTCAATCCGCAAATCAAATGAGCCCTAATTAGATacattaaattaccattttattGCAATTAAGTCACTTTCCTATCATTCTTCcaaaaaatacccctattttattttaaaaaaaataggtgTCCTACTTGTATGCAACGAAattgagtaattttaggtgtcctactaagaatgatgtggctattaaaatcacaattgaggttgtaattgatcattattaaattttgatcaaatagtgattttaatagccacatcattcttagtaggacataaGTAGGCCTTCTATAATTACTCAACGAAATTACTATCACCTTCGGAAAAGAAAGATGAATGCAAGGAATGAAAAGACGgtattggtaaaaaaaaattgatcattcaTACTGAAAATAATTAAACTAAATACGTGTTGAGTTGAGGATGTGTGTTTTACTTGTATAGCAGTCTCGTAAAATACCACTCAAACTCACCCGAAGATGGCTAGTAATGTTTTCCCTTATTAGTCCCGAAATATTCATAATTCTAAGTATCTTATTTGGAACCGTAAATGTTGAGAAATTGTAAATAATAGTTTGCCGTATATACATCATACAAGTTGTGACTTGTGATAGAGATAATTGTTAATACGGTTGAAAGATAAGAATGACAATGAAACATGACACTGTAGTGGAAGTTTATCTAATTCAGCCTGTAAATGCAATGTGGCCAGGAGAGGGGACTTGCATTAATACTTAGCAAAGTAGTCCTTTGGGAAAATTGCAAACCCTACAAGAACAAGAGGAAAATGATCAagtataattaaatgaatttttcaaCATTAATGGTTTATTTTGAACCATGTGTTGGATGCCACACTTAAGTAttctatataaattattttattgtaaagATAGAAtaaattcctttcttttttttttctttttttttttttttgtaaactaaTAAATTCCTTTTATTGTTGCTCTTTTAGTTGGCCTGTCCCTGATGGCTTCCTTTGAGCAATATTAgcattaatatataatttatttagaacttttttattcaaatacttttcacaatagcttctcttataattttttttataccatttaaatattgtttcaaatCAATGATAcgaaaaaaagataataaatattttaaaaataaataaataaaataaaatatggatAAGAAAAGTTAAAgtgttttcttaaatattttatagCACATAGCTTTTTCTTAAAGTATCTCCAGCAGTAAGAGATATTCTACCtagtcaaaaagcacaattctctattttaactattcattttttaatatcaacATATTCTTTattcattctctattttttaaaaaatattattttttaatcttttttttttttttgatccgCGACCGCTTTTACATCATTTtataaattgcaatagaattgattcacgcAGCATACCtgtgtattatttttatttatttttctatttttagtttgtcaattatatgcatgctattcaatttttttgggggagtttttagtgattcagaagacttgaatttgtatcataaattcatgaacatagaagagaggagagagaaacgttgagggagggagagaagagagaagagagagaaacgtggagggagagagagagaagagagaggaaataatgtggaaataatattatattcaacaatctagtgtactacagtgaatagcaatatgaagctattcatTATATTagttaaggtataatagctaatatgaagctattctaTTGGggcaagaaaaataacaaaaataactaaatatagctaatatctCCCTTTTAAAGCATTCTCAATGGATGAGCcaaaattttatgcaaaatagcttctcaaaacgcactttatctagtttagctaaggaatttttaaaggtctcttacatccgattagctatacttttatttatatcatttaaatattattaaaagtgagaaaaactttgagaaaaatagaacatgtgagaagaaaaatggaaaaagttttggaaaacaTAGAACATGCGAGagaaaaagtataaaaagatttgggaaaaagagaaaacatgtgagagaaacaataaaaaataaaatggctcccatgaaaagtgctgctacatttagttttttttttttttttagcttttctaatcatatatctattttacattttcttttgactaatccaatgtagatgattttttaaacatttaaagagctattttagataaaagtaacatttgactcTTCTATTGGGAATGCTCTGAACTACAGTGCTGGATGCTCTTAAAAGTAATACTAGAgactatctttttattctcttaaagttGATAGGGCTTTCTTAGTTTaaggaaggaaaggaaaagatattgcgaaagaaattaaagaaaaaatggaataaagaaaataaacacaaaaaattttACATTGTTCGATCTATAACTTACgtctataaaaaaattttaaatttttttacttttaattttgttatttttttaaattaaaaaataagacaaaaattagcctaaaattgaacaaaataatTATGCCTCTAACATTTAACTACATTTTCCTCTTATTTCATTGGTGATATTTACAAGTTAAcagtttccatttttttggaaaacaggTGAGGcgtcaaaacaaaaaagagcaaCTTCTTCGCAACTTCCTTAAAGCTGACGACGTAGTTATTGGAGGAGACCATCTTTTCAGGCCTTGCAGTCATGTACGTTGTTCACGCAGGTGAGGcgtcaaaacaaaaaagagcaaCTTCTTGGCAACTTCCTTAAAGCTGACGATGTAGTTACTGGAGGAGACATCTTTTCATGCTTTGCAGTAAAATACTAGTGTTGTTGAAAGGGATCGCTCAACTAGGAATTAAATTGCCTCAAAACTATATTTACTTTTTGTGTCGAAAGTGGCATTCAGATCAATTCCTTTCATAAATAATAAGATCGATCACCAGCCTCCGCACTTGAAAATGTGAGCATGTGTtttcaacaaataaaaattgatttggaaactttttgagaagttttttgaaaaactaaaatttgaaaaatatttattttttatttattttttaaaaacataaataataagaacAGCCTCCATGTGATGCGTTTTCAAAACATTCGATTACGAAggtgtaaaatgttttctaaaataaaattgtattttatgttttgtaaatattttgtgGTCTGTTTTTATAAAGTTCATTATAATCTTTAAAATTTCTAAttagaaattagttttattttattttttattttttaaatctcgATGTGATTAAcctcatatatatgttctcCTTCTATTATGAGCATCACTAATATTTACGTACATATTCAACCCTTGAAGTCCCATAAACATCTAACTAGCTTCAactaaaattgttattttgtaaaatctCAAGATAGGTCGTGATAAATTAATTatcttgttatttatttgaaaacaattttacaaatggttttacaaaaacacagacTTAATTAGGCCAATTAAACAGTCGTACTATATTGTAGTCGTGGTGTAATTTTAAATTGGTTTtgaaccttcttttttttttaattcagatGAGGGAAAGGGAAAAGGGAAGGTTTTGAACTTAAATTGATTCTACTTATCTGATTCTTGTCCGTAGCATATATGTATCAACATACAGATATTTGCATGTAAGTACTTTTAAGCATttgttttaagcaaaaataaataaataaatgaatactAGTGGCTTAATTAactaatgaaaaataaacaaatgtaaaattaaaaggtatttttaacataattcttACCATATCTCCTTCTAGGACACGCAAaacatcttcatgaaaccacaatctGCTGTGCTTGTCAGGATTTTTGGGTGATACTTGtctaacaatttctctacccatttcttgcaGCAAGTCATGCATCACCAATGATACGTCCCAAGACTCAGTTATGAGACACTTCTTCTTTAGCTCTTTGATGCCACTATATGATATAAAACCAAAACTATTGATCATTTTTTCGACATATTCTACATTCTCTCCTTTGAAGAAGCAAGCGATGTCAAGGAAAATACTCTTTGCATTTTCATCaaatccatcaaaacttattttaagtttattttgaatatCACTGTGAGGAATTATTTTGTACTCGTCCAATTTACTTTCCCAATAAAGTATATCTCTACCTTTTAAAGTCGAGCCTAGCATCACTAAAGCTAGTGGCAATCCTCCAGCATAATGTACGACATCTTTTGTGACGTCCACATAACCATCATTAGGTATGTCTCTATCAAAGGCATGATAACTAAAGAGTTGAAGAGCTTTATTCCAATCCAATTCCTTCACCTCATAGGTTAAAACTTGATGCTTAGTTAGTAAATTTTTAACTCTTGTTGTTACgatgattctacttcctaagGCAAACCAATCACCTTTTCCGACTAACTTTTCTAATTGAACTTACTTATCCACATcataaaaaactaaaagtacCCGTTTTAGGCGAAGCCTCCGTTCTATCAAAGTAACTCCTTGATCAACATTGCGAAACTTTAGACTTGGGTCTCTTAGGATCTCAAAAAGAAGTTCTTTTTGCAAATGAATCAGACCGCCCATTTGGCTGGAAGTTTCTataatgttttcaagaaaacacctATTGTCAAACTGAGAGGAAATCGAGTTGTAAACGGCTTTGGCgatagttgtcttaccaatcCACTAGTTCCGAAGATCTCTACCATGCATGTACTGTATTTCTTCTCTATATCTAAAAGAGACTTTACAGCTTTTACATGAGACTCTATTCCAACTGATATTGGGCAACTTGAAAATATGTATCTTCTACTAATATTGAATTCACCCATTCAATGATTTTCTGAATAAATTCAGCTTCATTCCTACCAATACcaaatttgtaaaattacattttgcattaaaaatgactaattttaaaaatgtgatCTTGAGGTATATGAAAGTTTTAATGAATTTAGAATTctttttgaaaagataaaaagatgaccaggaaaaaaaattcaaaataattgaaCCTTTGCAAAATAACAGTGTACTTGTGTTTGTAACTggaatcagagaaaaaaaaaaaattatagaacaaAGGTACAAGAGCAGTAATAAATACCTGTAATACTCTGAATGCCACCCAAAAATAGTTACCACTTCTAACAGGGCTGTCTTCCACTTCTGCACCTTCAATTGATCATCTTTGAACCTCTTTCCATGTTTGATAAATGCTTCTCCAAGACTCTTTCTTTGATATCGTACATCCGATGGATCTACCTTGTAAAACACTGGTGCAACCATTTGTCCCTTCCTTTAtgttagtttttagtttgtCTTGGCTGGATTCGTGTGAACAAAATACGTCTGGTTAACATGTTCGTGGTAAGTGTGCAGTATGTGATCGAGGAAGAAATAGTGAAAAATATTCAAGCCCGTCTGAACGCTTCTGCAAGCCATCCGGACGAGGAGACTAAATGAGAAGATGAAACCCGAGAGCCTCATCTGCAACTGTGTCTGCAAGCTGTCCGAACGAGATGGTCGTACAAGAAAACCGAGAGCTTCGTCTGAAGTCTCGTCTGAAATACCGTCCGGACGCGCCGCGCAACAGAACTGAAGTTAGCGATGTTAATCTAGTGCCGTCCGGATGAGAGTACTTCCCGTTCGGACGCATAGTCTAGTAGAACTAGTTTTTGCCTAGTTCCGTCCAGATGCCCCATAGCTTTTACATCTTTTTCAATTAGAGTTTGAGTCTCATTAGACTAGgggtatttatattatatagaCAGATCTCAACAGATCTGTAAGGGTAACgaatttctgcatctagaattcgCCGTCATATGCTAAGAGAGTACAGTCTGTTCTTTCTCTTAGAGTGATcatttgtttttacttgttgattgttgaagtgaagtcaatCGGAGTTCcagtgaagggagatcacgtagaaggattgtgccagctgtctctggaaagggctactgcggtagaaggaAGTGGGTCGCTTatcttatacaagatcgtgtcaagtgcaaaggttttgtaagtgtgaacgtcttgtaatcctttattcttttactgagttagttgatttcctgggtttggctgctccgTAGAGGTTTTATagttagagagttctctaattggtttcctcttcgtaaccaaaatatctgtgttctttattgttcattgcatatctgtttttggttaattattatttgttaggtcaTATCTATTTTCcgcataatattgtgtgaaacacctatacttTCAGAATATGTGTCTCTTggagttgtatatatatttttcaattggtatttaAAGCAaattcactctgtttggattaatttcctgagtgtgatcctagaCT from Corylus avellana chromosome ca6, CavTom2PMs-1.0 includes the following:
- the LOC132183594 gene encoding disease resistance protein RPV1-like, whose product is MAFIGDCSSSSSSVTRQWAHDVFLSFRGKDTRNNFTAHLFAALDQKGINTYIDNALERGENISPALLKAIEESKISVIVLSQNYASSSWCLDELATILECKETKGQIVLPVFYKVDPSEVRYQKNSFGEAFVKHEERFKDDQMKVQRWKTALTQVANLCGCDLGTRNEHDFIQEIIEHVNSILVKETCFQVSKYPVGIESRVQDVMLLLDLKKKDSTCMVGIIGIGGIGKTTLAKAIYNSIASQFKGRCFLENVRETSKQKGLNHVQNELLSNILGGSSQMVGIVDQGVTLIEKRLQLKRILLVLDDVDELVQLEKLAGKPDWFGLGSRIIVTTRNKHLLCAYDGVVSIYPMKGLGHYEALRLFSWHAFKSDKPNDGYVNVTKDAIRYCGGLPLALTVLGSALRGRDDILHCRKNWTSTEEFLTMISKKYLE
- the LOC132185532 gene encoding disease resistance protein RPV1-like — encoded protein: MLDSCGFHSNTGIVELKDKCLITEDRGSIMMHDLVEQMGKEIVRQESPKNPGKRSRLWFHEDVRRVLEDDMGTNKVEGILIDLPEPIHLSLKAFEKMTSLRLLICRNACLSEEPNFLSNELRLIDWVGYPGEYFPPNFRGMNLVILRMVDSRIKTLEGVECFQSLTTMNFYDCEFLEKIPDISRIPNLESLVLFNCGNLVEVHHSVGSLNKLNNLSISRCSNLRSFPKSFKSRSLEEINFCHFSMLKSFPKMECLEDIYCCDSLRALGWGSMSTLYQLNIFRSGIVTLSRCIESFVGLKFLYLDGCKKLREILGLPPNVEVVSAWGCVSLEIFLEGSRKSHLFNTEDPPEPMGVGTEIPAQQSLREIDLSYSAIVSLPILFNKFVKLEVLRLKNCKQLRQILVLPPNVRKVKAPYCSSLKVFLGEAGRSQFNTFVPPNPLWVGTASSALQPLEQKFQLECSFNSLEFLDLSGSAIVSLPTFFNRFVQLIRLKLKGCKQLRKILVLPPNVREVKAPKCSSLEVFLGEAGRSQFNTFVPPYPLWVGTASSALQPSEQKFQLECSLNSLEFLDLSGSAIVSLPIWFNKFVKLEKLNLKNCKQLRKILVLPPNVREVEAPNCSSLEVFLGEAGRCQLFNTFVPPNPLWVGTESSALQPLEQKFQLECSLNSLEFLDLSGSAIVSLPIWFNKFVKLEKLNLKNCKQLRKILVLPPNVREVEAPNCSSLEVFLGEAGRCQLFNTFVPPNPLWVGTESSALQPLEQKFQLECSLNSLEFLDLSGSAIVSLPICCSTANGAALTKRKMG